A stretch of Henckelia pumila isolate YLH828 chromosome 4, ASM3356847v2, whole genome shotgun sequence DNA encodes these proteins:
- the LOC140863370 gene encoding type I inositol polyphosphate 5-phosphatase 2 produces the protein MRTHKGKRSEPFWPSIVMKKWLNIKPKVNDFSEDEVDTESEDDACSPKHEAMHEDYVRVPQGFQSKCLNETTRNDGKCNHPGIPSKEYSLKHRRGKSETLRVLYINTKDVRVTIGTWNVAGRLPNDNLEIDEWLCMQEPADMYILGFQEVVPLNAGNVLGAENRRPISKWEAIIRKTLNKSFEPETKHKSYSAPPSPVLRTSSASDVLADVPVLDIIGENSIGTVKTSDSDKTSIGKNIDISKIYGIDWDSRLDWPERSLEATSETLASRANLRRVLSSSERIGSGWVNSSLAFSPQTSGQHGSAFARMHHSSGNLGLICLDQEDNKFEVLDSLSDESEQIFEDEEDSSAKILEVKQLNAPSKDALKSRPMYVRIVGKQMVGIYVSVWVHRRLRRHINNLKVSQVGIGLMGYMGNKGSVSVSMSLFQSRLCFVCSHLSSGQKFEDKQRRNSDVCEILRRTHFSSVFDIEQPQTIPSHDQIFWFGDLNYRLNMLDEEVRKLVNEKQWAELLNSDQLIKELRNGRVFDGWKEGNIDFAPTYKYEINSDRYVGECPKEGEKKRSPAWCDRILWLGKGIKQRSYRRAETSLSDHRPVSSTFLVGVEIFDQRKLKKALNFSNAAVHPEIFLDEAEEF, from the exons ATGAGGACTCATAAAGGAAAGCGTTCTGAG CCCTTCTGGCCATCCATTGTGATGAAGAAATGGCTGAATATCAAGCCAAAGGTTAATGATTTTAGTGAAGATGAAGTTGATACAGAAAGCGAGGATGATG CTTGTTCACCGAAACATGAAGCTATGCATGAGGATTATGTCAGAGTTCCGCAAGGATTTCAATCCAAATGTTTGAATGAAACAACAAGAA ATGATGGAAAATGTAATCATCCAGGGATACCTTCAAAAGAGTATTCTTTAAAACACAGAAGGGGAAAATCTGAAACTCTACGAGTTCTGTACATTAACACAAAAGATGTGAG AGTAACTATAGGCACTTGGAATGTCGCTGGTAGACTTCCTAACGACAATCTCGAGATTGATGAATGGTTATGCATGCAAGAGCCAGCAGATATGTACATTCTTGG TTTTCAAGAGGTTGTTCCTTTGAATGCTGGGAATGTACTCGGAGCAGAAAATAGAAGGCCGATATCCAAATGGGAGGCAATCATCCGCAAGACTTTAAACAAGTCCTTTGAACCTGAAACTAAACACAAGAGCTACAGTGCACCTCCCTCTCCTGTTTTAAGGACTTCCTCTGCTTCTGATGTACTTGCAGATGTTCCTGTACTGGACATAATCGGAGAAAATTCCATAGGCACAGTTAAAACCAGTGATAGTGACAAAACCAGCATTGGGAAGAATATTGACATAAGTAAAATATACGGCATTGATTGGGACAGCAGATTAGACTGGCCTGAACGCTCACTGGAAGCGACATCTGAAACTCTAGCTTCTAGAGCTAACTTACGAAGAGTTCTGAGCAGTTCCGAAAGAATTGGCTCTGGATGGGTAAATAGCAGTCTTGCCTTTAGCCCTCAAACTAGTGGTCAACATGGTTCTGCCTTTGCAAGAATGCATCATAGCTCTGGAAACTTAGGATTGATTTGCTTGGACCAGGAAGATAATAAGTTTGAAGTTTTAGATTCTCTCTCTGATGAATCAGAACAAatttttgaagatgaagaagattCATCAGCAAAAATTTTAGAGGTCAAACAGTTAAATGCACCTTCAAAGGATGCATTGAAATCACGGCCAATGTATGTACGAATCGTGGGTAAGCAGATGGTTGGTATATATGTATCAGTATGGGTGCATAGAAGGTTAAGAAGACATATAAACAACTTGAAAGTTTCTCAGGTTGGAATTGGGCTAATGGGATACATGGGCAATAAG GGATCTGTTTCTGTTAGTATGTCCCTTTTTCAAAGTCGTCTATGCTTTGTTTGTTCTCATTTATCTTCGGGTCAAAAATTTGAGGATAAGCAAAGGCGAAATTCTgatgtatgtgagattttacgGAGGACTCATTTCTCTTCTGTCTTTGACATTGAGCAGCCCCAAACAATTCCTTCTCATGA TCAGATATTCTGGTTTGGAGATTTGAATTATCGACTCAATATGTTGGATGAAGAAGTGAGGAAGCTTGTTAATGAGAAGCAGTGGGCCGAACTTCTAAACAGTGATCAG TTGATCAAAGAGCTTCGAAATGGGCGTGTGTTCGATGGGTGGAAAGAAGGGAACATAGACTTTGCACCCACATATAAGTATGAGATCAACTCTGACAGGTATGTTGGGGAGTGCCCTAAAGAAGGAGAGAAGAAGAGATCTCCAGCTTG GTGCGACCGTATACTTTGGTTAGGGAAAGGCATCAAACAGCGTTCTTACAGACGAGCAGAGACGAGTTTATCTGATCATCGCCCTGTCAGTTCAACATTTTTGGTTGGAGTCGAAATATTTGATCAACGCAAGCTCAAGAAAGCTCTCAACTTCTCTAATGCAGCTGTACATCCCGAGATTTTTCTGGATGAAGCTGAAGAATTTTAG
- the LOC140861612 gene encoding uncharacterized protein: MVGRGRGRGRGGGNVADMTVDQLSQFITQTVQTAMGQNPPPPPPPPGGQPNQMDAMWEEIRRLGRQVRGRPGPIQRESPFARAILDEELPANFKQPTLGEYDGSSDPEEHLGRFENAALLHRYTDAIKFRVFLTTLVRSAQQWFNLLQPGSIRSFNDFSSAFLHQFASSKNYLKTSLSLFNLKQSEVEPLREYVQRFNTAALEVPAATVDTLVNSFTQGLRGGEFFKSLAKKPPLTYDELLSRAKKYVNLEDAQRQRRHEGTSGSMPSTKIGAKVEGKADVGRKRVAEEMNRAKGPYPYVPLSVSPEKAMQVCEDRRALVRPRNAEKGPRLPPSDKAELTRRANPPRQGRAPQWRDQGNEVRGNQPDHQRRAPRNGQEDRVEKIANHPHRGMINMISGGTTDGDSGRARKAHGRRLENFEVNSQLSCPIDPNISFGREDLKDVVVPHNDPLLVTLTITNYDVARIFVDTGSSVNIIFKETLDQIKLEGFELDPITTELYGFTGHALQPLGQIVLPLSLGNGEQRVTKMACFTMVDAPSSFNGKLGRPALSDFRAVESTYHQKLKFPSGREVGVVWGDQKAARLCYVNKVKIDAKKKRREVGMVSVGRTSRVFGQKVLLMSEAGNEKVELRPGAQIVKLAADLVPSVKQRLVDCLKKNKDVFAWSVSELKGVSAEIMVHRLNTLAGVRPIKQKKRHFGSEKDKVIKKEVDELLEAGHIREVQFPTWLSNVVLVLKSSGKWRMCVDFRDLNKACPKDCYPLPRID, from the exons ATGGTgggaagaggaagaggaagagggAGGGGAGGAGGAAATGTGGCAGACATGACTGTAGATCAGCTCAGCCAGTTCATTACTCAAACGGTGCAAACAGCCATGGGTCAGAATCCACCACCTCCTCCCCCTCCACCTGGAGGTCAGCCAAATCAAATGGATGCGATGTGGGAAGAGATCAGGAGATTGGGTCGGCAAGTCAGAGGTCGGCCTGGGCCGATACAGAGGGAAAGCCCTTTTGCTCGGGCTATTTTAGATGAAGAACTCCCTGCGAATTTTAAGCAACCCACCTTAGGGGAGTATGATGGGAGCTCAGATCCAGAGGAACATTTGGGAAGGTTTGAAAATGCAGCCCTGTTGCACAGATATACGGATGCAATTAAATTCCGGGTCTTCCTCACCACTCTGGTGAGGTCAGCTCAGCAATGGTTCAACCTTTTACAGCCTGGTAGCATTCGAAGTTTCAATGACTTTAGCTCAGCCTTTTTACACCAATTTGCGAGTAgcaaaaattatttgaagaccTCTCTTAGTCTGTTTAATCTGAAGCAATCTGAGGTGGAACCTTTGAGGGAATATGTTCAGCGCTTCAATACAGCAGCTTTGGAAGTACCTGCGGCCACTGTAGATACCTTGGTAAACTCTTTCACTCAAGGGTTGAGGGGAGGAGAGTTTTTCAAATCTTTGGCCAAGAAGCCTCCTTTGACTTATGATGAGCTCCTTAGTCGAGCTAAGAAGTATGTGAATTTGGAGGATGCACAGAGGCAAAGGAGACATGAAGGAACGTCTGGGAGTATGCCAAGTACCAAGATAGGAGCAAAGGTAGAAGGGAAGGCAGATGTTGGAAGGAAAAGGGTTGCGGAAGAGATGAACAGGGCTAAGGGACCCTACCCTTACGTACCACTCTCGGTAAGCCCGGAGAAGGCAATGCAAGTCTGTGAGGATAGGCGAGCGCTTGTGAGGCCTCGAAATGCTGAGAAAGGCCCGCGGTTACCGCCATCCGACAA GGCTGAGCTGACTCGGAGGGCAAATCCTCCTCGCCAAGGCCGAGCACCTCAATGGAGGGATCAGGGAAATGAAGTAAGGGGAAACCAACCTGATCATCAAAGAAGAGCTCCACGAAATGGTCAAGAAGATAGGGTTGAGAAAATTGCAAATCACCCTCATAGGGGTATGATCAATATGATCTCAGGAGGCACTACAGATGGAGATTCAGGAAGGGCTCGCAAAGCTCACGGGCGCAGATTGGAAAATTTTGAAGTAAATTCTCAGCTTAGCTGTCCTATTGATCCGAACATTAGTTTTGGAAGGGAAGATTTAAAGGATGTGGTGGTACCTCATAATGATCCCTTATTGGTCACCTTGACCATAACCAATTATGATGTGGCTCGCATCTTTGTTGATACTGGTAGCTCAGTAAACATTATCTTCAAAGAAACCCTTGATCAAATAAAGTTGGAAGGATTTGAGTTGGACCCAATCACCACGGAGTTGTATGGGTTCACGGGTCATGCTTTGCAACCGTTGGGACAAATAGTGCTCCCATTATCTCTTGGAAATGGAGAGCAGAGAGTAACAAAAATGGCTTGCTTTACCATGGTGGATGCACCATCCTCTTTCAATGGAAAATTGGGGCGCCCTGCCCTGAGTGATTTCCGAGCCGTGGAATCCACCTATCATCAGAAGTTGAAGTTCCCAAGTGGAAGAGAAGTGGGGGTTGTTTGGGGTGATCAGAAGGCAGCTCGATTGTGTTATGTGAATAAGGTGAAGATTGATGCAAAGAAGAAGAGGAGGGAAGTAGGAATGGTTTCAGTAGGTCGGACATCGAGGGTGTTTGGTCAGAAGGTGCTTCTGATGTCTGAAGCAGGTAATGAGAAGGTGGAATTAAGACCGGGAGCTCAGATTGTTAAATTAGCTGCTGATCTCGTCCCATCAGTGAAGCAAAGATTGGTTGACTGCTTGAAGAAGAACAAAGATGTTTTTGCTTGGTCTGTGTCAGAGCTCAAAGGGGTTAGTGCGGAAATTATGGTTCATCGACTCAACACTCTTGCGGGAGTGAGGCCGATAAAACAGAAAAAGAGACACTTTGGATCGGAAAAGGATAAGGTTATTAAAAAAGAAGTGGATGAGCTCCTTGAGGCAGGACACATTAGGGAAGTGCAGTTCCCTACTTGGTTATCAAATGTGGTCTTGGTCCTTAAGAGTTCAGGCAAATGGAGGATGTGTGTCGATTTCAGAGACTTGAATAAGGCATGCCCCAAAGATTGTTATCCATTGCCTCGAATCGATTAG